AAACAGAACAAAACAGCCCAAAGCACTATGTAAAACATGGCATAAAGAATGCATCATATATCgagataaattaaaaaaaaatatgtcgGGCAAGAAGAAAAGTACAATGGGTTGAGCAAACTTTCTTGCTAGCTAGACAAGTGATCTACTATGTGTCTTTTATGCCTAATAATTGCCAGAAAAGTGGAATGCAATCTACAAAAGTTTAATTTTTATGGAGAATCACACATACTCCTATATGCGGAAACAAGACATATATGTACAAAGCAAGTGTGCATGAGCGGGTACAGACTATACTGGATCCATAGCTTGTCACATGTGTTGCCATCACACACGGGCGGTGAGAGGTAGCCAGGGATGGATTCCTCTCCTTGGACTTCAGAAGGCAACAAAGTAGAAGACGACCTTTCGTTAGGTGCTGATCATGATCAATTCATTAACTAAGTATACATTTAATTGCAAAACAATGGCGAGCAGCTAAAGAACAAGAAGCTAGACAGGTTCACGTACGTCCATGGATCGTGCGTCGCTGCCAGATATCGAGCACGCCGTGACCGCTGTCTTTGCCATTTTCCTCCCAGCTGCCGGCCGCAGCTGCAAAGTCCACTACTGGATCTCAGGATCTGTACGCACCCGCCATGTGAAGGGGCCGGGGTTCTTAATTTGTAGGCACCCTATGCTGAAGTTCACAGTCATGGCGTCGTGCATTCAGTTCCTGCAAAATACGGCAAATAAACTAGCTAGTTTCCATACCATAGATCGGAGTTGGTGTGTCACGGTCAGGCAGGCAGAGGCTCACAGGCACAAAACGATAGTGGCATGTGAATATGTGATCATGTGAGCTTGGACCCATCTGACGAAAGGAAATTGATACTATAGTTTGGACGATCGATTGAATTGGTCTTGAAAAGTATACTCTAAACTATCTTCTATAAAAATCCTGAGAGAGTTATTAATTTGTATTCGTTTAATGGATTTTATTTCAGCATGCATGTACGTGTGAAGGAGCAGTCGCGGTGGGTAGAGAGCGACATGAAATTCGGCGAATTATGCTGGCTTTTACTATCGGTTAATAGTTAAAAAACTTATCAAATAAAGTAGAAACTACAAACAGACTATTCTTTCTTTTGCAATAATGGGGTGATCACTCGCGGAGATCCACTGCGAGCGAGCTCAACCGAAAGTGATTTGCCTCAGTCTACAGTATCTCCACGGTGCAATTGGACAGTCATTACGGTGTGCCTCCAAACAAAAAGGGGTTCCGTAGAATCACTTTTGACTCTGGGGCACGGAATCCACTTTGGCACTCGACCATACAGATCACTTAATCGCGTCGCAACAGGAATAAAAAAGATGGTGGCAAAATGGTGCCGCTCGATCATGACTTGCTTCTGCAAAACGCATCCGGTGCTTTATGTAAACGAACAAGTTAACTTTTTCCTACGGCAAACCTGCTTGCTCGATCCACTTTGGCAAAAAGTGTATGGCTCAATGGCTGCTGCATTATTTCTTGTCGGACAAAATGCATGATGCGTCGGTTAGCTAAcaagtttatcttttttttttgatgaaacaggAGGGATATGCCCCTACTGATtataaattaaaaatgaaaaggcAAACAAAATCTGTAAGAGGAGTAAGTTAAGAAACCCAAAATGATACAAAAAAGATAAATAAGATTACACAAGGGCTTCTAGCCATGAAGACATCTGGTCTTTATTTCTAGCTTTTGCTCTTAGAATAACTAAGGCAAATTTTGTCTTGAAGTGTCGAAGGCAGGCAGTTTGCGACGGTAAGATTCCTCTGAAGATTAAATCATTCCTTTGCATCCAAATGCACCAGCTCATAACAATGATAACATCCATGAAGAAAGTGACATTTAATCAGTTGCTTTGTTTTGGTAGGCAGATTTCCAAAGCCACTTGAATGCATCATGAACCAATCTATGACCAGTTAGGTCTATGTAAGCTTTTGCCGATGAGAAGAAAGGGGAGCCCCATATATAAGTCCAGATATCAGATTCAGTGATGTCCCGCAAGCTATTGAGTTTACATGCTAGATCAATCAGTTGCAAGAAAGCTGTATCAGATAATGGAAGATGAAACAAGGCACTGGAGCCAACTGCATCAATAGCTCTTCTTACTGAGATGTGAGGATTCTTCACAAAGGAAAAAAGCTCTGGGTATTGGAATTTAGGTACAAAGTTCAGCCAAAGGTAGTCATCCCAGAGGTAACAGCTGACACCATCTTAAATGTTTACCATAGCCAAGCCTTTATAGGAATCAAAAAGCTTAAGATTATCTCTCCACCAAAAAGAGCCTTTCTTTCTGCTGCTAGGTAGAGATCCATTTTTATAATGATTTTCCCAAATAAGATGCACCCAAGGGATGTCAACTCTATTTAAGAATTTATGTAAATTCTCGAGCAAGAGTGCTTCATTTTGAGTCCTAAGGTTCAGCACACCTAAACCACCTTCTTTCCTAGGTAAGCAGACAGATTCCCAAGCAGCACCACCTTCATTTTGAGGTTTCTTAGCAATGATATAACAAGTTTATCCTTAATTAGCTAACAAGTTTGTCCTTAATTAGTTTCAAGAAAAAAGTTTATCCTTAATTAGGTGCTCCAGTGAATCCACTGCTCGCGTCAGGCCGCTCGCGTCGCCTTGGATGGGCGGCTTGGGTGGAACTGCGCCGCCACCCTAGTGCCGCGCTCCCTCCCTCTACACTACCTCACCACCACCAAAGCACGCCGCCGGAAGTCCGGCCGGATACAAGACCAGATCTGCATGGAGCTCGTTGGGGCAGCTCAGTCTCAGGCGGATCTTGGCGAGCAGTGGAGGTTCCATGGCGTGGCGGCAGCCACATGGGGCAAGGAGGAGGCACGCAGGCCTGGTGGGCAGCATGAGacagagggggagggggcatcGGCGTGGTGGCACCCAGCGTGAGGAGCGGCCGACAGCGCGGCGTACGCGTGGCTCGACATCCGAGGGTTGCGGTGGAGCGCTGAGCACCTCCTATGAGCCCGTATCTACGCAACCCTTGCTCCAGGGGACCTTCCTCGATGACAGCCTTCTACATCTGTGTGCCGGGGGCACGGCTTGGGCATCGCCGCCTCCCTGACAGTCGGATCCATGCCACCTAGCCAGTTCTTTCCCTACCCCCTCCGCCGCTTAGTGTGCCGGGGGGCGCAGCCACGATGCGTTGCCGCCTCTCTAGTGGCCGAATGCGCGTAGCCCCTGCCGGTTCGGCTTTGCTCGCTCCATTTGTGGGATGGGGTGCAGCTGGGGTATGCCGTGGATGTGATCTGTGTTGTGGTGACACTCTGGTGGCAATGCTGATTCTAGGAGGGAATGGGGATGGTGAAAGCCTTGGACCTGCTTGCAGGCCAATGATGACGACACTTTCGGGTGCCGCTTATCTACTTGAGGGTGTCATTGGTTCCTTGTTTCCCTTCTTTGGTGTGCTTTCCGCGTGAAAACTTTGGCCTTGTTAGTTGTACGACGACGGCGCCAGGGGACTCTTGAGGAGTCATTTTGAGAAAGCTCTGCCGGATGTTGCTGCCATCATTTTGGGGATCACCGACGATCCTTACTTCAAGAGTTTCTAAGAAGACAATTAATATGAGATTTTATTACTATGAGGACCAAAGCAAGGTTGAAGAAATAACGTAGATGAAGTTTGAAGCTTAGTTTTTAatactttctttctttcttgtctTTTGTGTTTCAGTTGAAGTGTTGGAGTCTAAGTACTCATGTAAGTTTCTGATTTTATGGCCAGATATGTTTTTATATTATAGTAGACATACACTTGTGAATGTTCGGGTCGTTCCCTTAATTAAAAAAGAGGTGCTCCAGTGTGTGCAACAACCCACGCAAAACTGTTAATTTTCATCTTGTCGTATATAGTATATATGTTCTAGTGTTGACATACTGCCAAACAGAAGGATATTCCTAGTCACGGCGCAAAAATTGACTGACAACAAAAATGAATTTCGCTCCAGTAACATTTACGAATCTCGTTTGGTCATCCCCTATGTTTACTGGAGATTTTGAGGACCCGGTTCCTCGTTTGGGGAACGAGTTGGGCTGCCTAAGCATATAGGTGCTTTTTTGGCGGGCTGTCTTGGCAGGTGGCTAAGCCATTGAGTGGGCTTGAGCTCTTTGGCACGTTGGTAGGCCTGCTTGTTGATTCTCGGCCTGTCTTTGGTGAGGTAGGGGGGATGCATATTATAGGGTAAAATTTTGATGGCAACAACTGATTCTTATTTGGGCCTAGATACACATCTGCACCCACATGGTCTAACTTATGGTTTCCTTCCCTCCTTACCAAAACACCCATTAGTCCTTTGCTGGGATCAAACAGAGAGCAGGAGCAGCGGAAGGGAGTGCATTGCATTCAGTGTCATACTGAGAGTGTGAGATAGAGCCCATAGCGAACGAATCGAGATAGAAGAAAAATAGTTAATCCTCATGTTTGTGTATCGTCATCGGTCAACAGGAACCTAGAGAATCTGACGACTTACCGTGAGAACATTTGGAGAACCCCGTAAAAAGACATCGTAAGAATAAAAGTAGAAGGTACTCTGCAGAGATCAATTTGATTACTGCCCTGAACAACACCCTTGACAGTACGTTCGAGTAAATTACCAGCCCAAATGTACTGACAAATCTTACTAGCAGGTTAATGTATTCTCCATGGAACGAGGATCAAAGAGATACTACCGTGCAACTACAGGCGAAACAACCAGGTTCAATTGACTTGCAAGAAGGGACCACACACCCGCAAGGTTTGACATCAACGGGCCAACAGCCAACAGGAGTTGAATATAAATATGCCTGGCAGTCTAACCCAGCTTGTTGACCAGTCATGTATACACAATACTCTcaataaaaaataacaaaagaCTAAATTGATACTTTTCAAGACAAATTAGAAATAGCAtcaattcaaaaaatttcacctgAAATATATACTGGGAAGGATAAGAATTTCAACCGTGTTGTCTACAAACATCCCATGACGAGATTTTCCTTTTGTCACTGAAGGAAATATGTATGCACATCGTCCTAAGGTAACGAGTTCGCAAAATTGTAACCCATGCTTTTTTGTAGCAAAGTGTCACGGGCAAATGGAATGGCCACGCGGGCCAAGTCGAAAAATAAAAGCTTAGAGATTGGGTTGCAAGCAAGGTTTGTAGTTTAGATTCACGCGACTCGCCATGTGCACGAGCATATTCTTCTCAATGCACATCCATGCATGGTTGGAATGACCGGATTGTAGAGTGCCATATATATCAACCTATGTGAATTGAACTATAATTCGCTTCTGAAAATAGTTCAGAAACTGTTCAGTTGCAAATCTTACCATTGGTGCCAGCTCAGTAAACCTGGACAACACAAATGGTATGGTTGCTCATGACAATGCGCGTTTCTTTCACTGATCATAAAATGTTCAATTGACTTGCATACGGGGAGCATTAACAAACTTCATTGAACGAACGACTGTATGAATGATTTTCTATCTCTGCTAGTACCATCTAGCATTGGAGAGAGCAAGAAAAACATATGATTGGCAGACGCCAGTATTAAAACACCAAATTAAAGCTCTTCTGCCATCACCAAAGAGTTAGCATGTTAACATTACTAATTAGTGGCTGAAGCAGAAAAACCCGTTTCATAAGAGAAATTAAAAGTCAAAAGCTAGACTTTGGTATACCTAAAATTTAATCTTTCCCTTCCAGAAACTGTTAATACCACTACTTTATGATAGTCTAAAACTAGGTTTCATATAAGCATCATCACTTCCAAACTGAGAATAGAGGTGTGCCATGGCAAACCGTCACATTGGGGTCCTTCTGCGATATCACAGGCACAGATGGAACCCAGCTTTCATACCCAACACCTTGCTGCTCATAAGCATCTGCCTTTCCAGTATTGGCGCCTggggaagcttgggagagataaTACAAGTTCTGACCACTATATAATTCAGAAGTGCCTTCCTCAACTCCATAGCTACTGGTTGCATGGTTGCTATCCACTAGGGTGGCGACAGGCATGGCATAACCGCCACCCATGGAACCATGGTAACCAACAACTCCATTGTACAAGAATGAATTAGGGTCCACTGATGGTGATGAAACATCAGCGACGCCCGTCACGTCCTGAACATGTGATGGATGAAAGAAATCGTGAGTGCCACCTGGGGACGGGAAGTGCTGGAGATGCTGCAGGTTGTGTGCTGCGGCAACAACCGCACTGTCCTGCTCTGGCTTGCACCACAGCCTGGAGTGTTCCTGGCCATTGCTGAATTGCAGGGGGATACGCATCATGGCAGAGGGCGACCAGCCACTGTAACCATAATTCTCATTGCCGTAGCTACCAATGCCATCAGTAAGAAGCTTTGTAGTAGCAGTCATATGGCTGGCAGAGTCTGCACCGCTGCTGTTCATGCCCATATCAGATTGATCATGCACATCCTTGAGACACTTTGTGGTGCCACCAACTGGTAGGGCGCTGCTCTCCATGATGCTCTTGACGTCATACCGGCTCATGTCAAAGTTAGTGACCGCATTAAGGCCTCGGAATTTGATTGCGGCGATGTCGTAAGCCTCTGCTGCTTCCTCCTGGGTACCTACACAGGTCAACCACACGACAAATGATATCATATTCAAGAGGGGGAATTCAAGGAAAAGCCACTTCATCAGTATTAGCTTTATGCTTTTCAATATTGTTTCCATTTTTCATGACAAAGAAAGTGTTGGATTAAAATATTAGTCTGTAACTTACTGAATGTGCCCAAATACAGATCCTTGTTTCCTGCCACCCTTCCTATTCTTGCTTGCCACCTTCCATGCTGATGGTGCCTGTTTTACAAGTATGCTTAAAAGTTAGAAAAAACATTCACATGTCAACATTGCAAGAAAACATTGATTTTGCTTACAACAGCAATCAAAGAATATATTATCAAAGATTGTAGTCATCAACAGCAATCAAAAGAGCACACAGAACGAATAGTGAACAGAACATTATTGAGATTATTAGTACAGATGTATTCATGATCCACATGCAACATAAAGATTCCCATAGATAGAAACTACAATATGGATTTTTCTTGCTAGAACCAGATTATAATAAGGAAAAACAATATGTTCTACCTTGTAACCCCTCGGTAAATAGACGCACCACGAGAAAATCCGCTGCTTTTCCTATACCACAGGATTATATTCTATGTCAATCCATTTGCAATCTACTTAATTTGAAGATCGAGTAAGGTACAAAGTTTTGACCATACATATACCTTCTAAGGGATGCAACATATTCTTGTCGTGACATATGCTTCATCTCTTCTAACTCTTTTTCGTAGTTGCTCATCTAGACAAAATGAAAAATCTTATAACATCCATTCAATAGGCAGAGAAAATGTAAAATATCAATCATGGAGAACTAATAACACATAAACCAATAAGTAGTACCGGAAAATTTGTAGTCGTTGTAGTGCCCCAGTACTTGAGAGCAGCTAGATCATAAGCCCTGGCGGCTTTCTCTTCTTTATCATATCCACCTTCAATGCATTAACCATACATATCAACATGTGAACAGGAACAGAAAGATGTTCAATTTATTGAAATTGTAAATAAAAATTACTTACCAAGATACACTGAATTAATGGATTCAAGGGAGGGCCGCAACAGAAAACACACAAGGTTAGCATGAAATGTTCATCGAATAATATGACGTAATaacttagaaatttaaattattaCCTTGTCTGCCCTTGCGAGTCTGACCTTCTCTTCTGCAGCTGTTGTCCCAAAGATGGGCTTCATACCTTCCTGTCCATCTATGCCTATCgagaaaaaataaacaaaacaagaaTTTTACTGCAAGAAAGAATAATGACAATAACAGTCGAAAGATATGTGAAACAAGTTTGAAGAAGTGATAGATGACAATGAATAGCAAGCATAAATTACAAACAATTTTACCATCTGCTACTAGTACATTTTGCTATTAAAGTAAAAAAATGCACAAGTCACGGATAAAATGACTTCATTTGATGAAATGACAAACACATTTACAATAAAGGATTTATTGATCCAATCGAATCAAAAGATGAATAAGCACTCTGTTACAGATGATAAAAATATAAATGGCATATCACTTATGAACAAAGGACAGATACAACAATCTAGCAATATTAAAATCTCATGGATACATTCACAAGATGCGAAGAGAAAAGCCAAGCCCTCGATCGGTGCATCCGAAGCGGTGAGAAAAAATTGTTATTTCAAACATCACATGAACTGTTCAATAAATTCGCGttaacaagaacaagaacaaaacATCAACTAGAGATGCCATCCTACAACGAAAGATATCTAAGAAGAAAAACATTCCTGAAGCAATAAGAACACTAATAAAATCAAAACTACTGGCCAGTGGCCACTAAAGGGGAAAAGGAATGAAGCTAGCTGCAAACTCGAAATGACCCAATACCAACAAGAACCCGCGCCAGTATATGCATCTAGGCACAAATCAAACACAATACCATCTAAAATACACATCACCGCTATATCAAGAAAATCAAGAGAATATGTAAAACACAATGAAACCAAGAACCTACTTGGTAACGCCGCGGTATATGGAGGTCCGCTGCCCGAACGTATCCACCGCAGCCACCGCCTTCCTCTGCTGCGCCGCGTCGACCACGGCGGCAACGCTCTCCGCGCCGCGGTCGTCGGTCACCTTCCTGACCTCGTCCGTCGACGCTTCTTCCACCACCGCCAGAGCCATCGAATCGGCCCCCGCAGGTCCCGGCGCCGGCTGGCTGCGCAGCCAGTTCTTGATCATGGACAGCCCGAtggagctcgcgccgccgccgctccccgcgaACGGCGCCCGTCCGGCCACTCCGGCCGCCGGCTCCTGCAGGCCGAGGAAGTCCTCGAGCTTCGGCTCCGCGGCAGCCTCATCGCctcggggcggcggcagcgggggcaggATATCgtcggctgcggcggcaccGGAGAACGAGGCGAAGCCCAGCCAGTTGTTGGTGGAACCCATCTCGGAACGCGGCAGCACGCACTAGCGCTGATCCTAGGGAAGAGaaatggagagagaggggggggggcggctCTTGTCGCCTTTATGGACTGCACAAGCCCTAGATAGACTCTTCCTGTCTAGTCTCGCAGGCGTAGGAAGATGGAGCCGGTCGCTGCCGTGTTCTTGTCACGGCTAGCAGATAGAGAtagtgagagagggagagggagggaggctagGAAAACGGGATCAATAAATTGGTACTTGGTGCGTGCTTAGCGGACGCCTTGGGGTTCTcacagaagagagagagagcgagcgtGAAGCCTCATGGGAAGGCGCGTCGTGAGCATGCGTATGAACGGGACGCACGTACGAGCGGGCGTGTGTAATTATGACGCGCTGCTTCGATTAGATTGCACTGCATGTGCGCTTTGACCGGGGGTTAATCCAGGTTCGCTGCATCGGTTAGAGCATGTACAATGGTATAGATAGCTGCCGTCTGTAAATACATTGAACAGCGCACACAGACAGTAAAAAAACAACTTGTATAATGAATTGTCTATTTAACTATCTTTAAACTATTTAATGAATATTTGTATCCATGATCTAGTCTAAATGAGATCTTTGTATGTACTTTTTGTTGCTTTTTTGAAATAATTGAGATCAATcaaaacaagatgaacatgaaaaaattaaaaaataacacATAAAAAGAAAACCACTACCCCACCCACGAGCCTACAGTATTTTGCAGCTCAATCTTATCTCTTCTCGGTCTGCAACATGCGTCGTCCTCCAGTGAGCCTCTCGAACTCTCCACCTCGACCTTTTCATTCTCATCCGCTCATCGTTGACTCGGCGCACAGCATGGAGGCCAGCTTATCCGCTCATCGTTAAGTTCTTCTTTCTCTCCTACGCTGCGCTCTTCTGTTGCTGTGCCTCTGCCAACAGGGCGACGATGGCCGCCACATTCCCGCCGGCTGGATCCTCCTGATGTGCCGCTCGCCGGGGCCTCCTCTCGGCGCCTCCCCTTCGCTGCGCCGTCTCGTTGCCTAGTCAGCCTCACCGTGGAGGAGCTTGTCGCACCCGTCGGAGAAACCGGCGAGGTGCTCGGCGCCGAGGGAGAGCCGGAGAGGGTCACAGCCAGGCAAGCATCACGTTCCTCTCGATTTGTTGGCATTTTCGATTCTCCGTGCCAAGAACCAGCCACCACGCAAGATCCATAGAAACCGTCGCTTGATGGAGACGAGGTGTACAACGGGTTTCCCATCGACGGTTTGGTCTGGGAGCAcgagccctcgccgtcgcctcgcGAGACGACGGAACGGCCGTCTCCAAGCTGCAGCGAGGGTTTTTTTGCAAAAGTGTCGGCTCACAGACGGCTTGAGGACGAccgttgtacatgcccttagGGGACTGACGCATGGCCCCCAGTCAGGTTAACACGCTCGACAGAGCAGTGTGCGTTTCAAGGGGCCCCGCCGGCGCGCAGTCCGCGGGGGCGCACACCTGGCTGCCACCGCTCACGCCGGCGTATGAGCAAGCGGCGTCCAAAATATGCGGTGGCGCAGCCCGGCTTGGCTTTTGCCGCCCGGGATTTCCTCGCAccttctttattttattttttttgattttACACCTTTACTCCTGGCCCCGGAGTGTTATACGAGTACTAGACTGAATGGATAGACGTTTCATTTTTATCATGTCATCAAAAGTAGGCTTAGCACACTCTAGCTAGCACTCGACGTATACTATCTATCCTATGAAAGGAAGCGTGAGTAAACCTAGCTAGATCTTCAGTACGT
This genomic interval from Panicum virgatum strain AP13 chromosome 8K, P.virgatum_v5, whole genome shotgun sequence contains the following:
- the LOC120646236 gene encoding AP2-like ethylene-responsive transcription factor BBM2, producing MGSTNNWLGFASFSGAAAADDILPPLPPPRGDEAAAEPKLEDFLGLQEPAAGVAGRAPFAGSGGGASSIGLSMIKNWLRSQPAPGPAGADSMALAVVEEASTDEVRKVTDDRGAESVAAVVDAAQQRKAVAAVDTFGQRTSIYRGVTKHRWTGRYEAHLWDNSCRREGQTRKGRQVYLGGYDKEEKAARAYDLAALKYWGTTTTTNFPMSNYEKELEEMKHMSRQEYVASLRRKSSGFSRGASIYRGVTRHHQHGRWQARIGRVAGNKDLYLGTFSTQEEAAEAYDIAAIKFRGLNAVTNFDMSRYDVKSIMESSALPVGGTTKCLKDVHDQSDMGMNSSGADSASHMTATTKLLTDGIGSYGNENYGYSGWSPSAMMRIPLQFSNGQEHSRLWCKPEQDSAVVAAAHNLQHLQHFPSPGGTHDFFHPSHVQDVTGVADVSSPSVDPNSFLYNGVVGYHGSMGGGYAMPVATLVDSNHATSSYGVEEGTSELYSGQNLYYLSQASPGANTGKADAYEQQGVGYESWVPSVPVISQKDPNVTVCHGTPLFSVWK